The window ACGCCGAGACTCGCGAAGATGTCGCTTAGTCCTTCGCCCGCCGCGACGGCGATCATGGCGAACGGCTTGCGCGGCGTCTCGACCGCGGCCATCGCCGGCTCGGCGTCCGTGATGACGTCGGTTTCGTAATCCTGCGACAAAATATGGCTGTGCTGCTCGCGCATGTTCTCGATCTTAATGCGCGTCAGATCGCCGAATTGCTGCGCGTACGTCATGACCTCGCCCGGATGCTCCGCGTGAATATGAATCTTTACGAGGTCGTCGTCCGCGACGACGAGCAGCGAATCGCCCATGCCTTCGAGCTTCTCGCGGAACCCGGGCTCTTCGAAGACGACGCCCGGAATTTTCCCGCCCGGCGTCAGCCGCACGATAAATTCCGTACAGTAGCCGTGTTCGATCGATTCCGTCTCGATGTGCGCCTGAACCGGGGCATGCTTCTCCGCGGCGCGACGCGCCTGCTCGATCGACTCCGGCGGAATGACGGAGTAATCGGTCTTCGGCCCCCCGGCCGCGACCGGCTCGACGATCGAGGCCGCCGCCGGAACTTCGCCGGACAGGACGGCATAGAAGCCCTCGTATACGAATACGAGACCTTGGCCGCCGGAATCGACGACGCCGACCTGCTTCAGCACCGGAAGCAAGTCCGGCGTGCGGGCGAGGGCGAGCTTCGCCGCCTCCAGCGTGTCCCGCATGACGGCGACGACGTCTCCGCCGCGGCGCGCGCTTTGGATCGCCGCCTTCGCGGCTTCCTTCGACACGGTCAGAATCGTGCCTTCGACAGGCCGTACGACGGCGGCGTACGCCGTCTCCACGCCTTGCTGCAGCGCTTGCGCGAATTGCGCGGCATCCGCCTTCTCGAGCGTAGCGACGCTCTTCGAGAAGCCGCGGAACAGCTGCGACAGGATGACGCCCGAATTGCCGCGCGCGCCCATCAGCAGCCCCTTGGCCATGACCTCGGCCGATCGGCCGAGGTGAGGAGAAGTCCTCTTCTTGAGTTCGTCCACTCCGGAGGTGAGAGTTAGATTCATGTTGGTGCCTGTGTCCCCGTCGGGAACGGGGAAGACGTTCAGGGCGTTCACTCGCTGCACGTTCGCGTGTAATCGTTCGGCTGCGGCCAACGCCATGGACGTAAACTCCGCTCCGTCAATAAAGCGCTTACTCAATTCGACATTCTCCTTCCTTATGATGAAACGCGAACTCCTTGAACGAAAATGTTGACGAAGTCGACATGCAGGCCGACGATATCGTTCAACACGTATTTCACTTTCGATTGAATGTTATGCGCCACTTCGGAAATCTTCGTACCGTAACTGACGATAATATACAAGTC is drawn from Paenibacillus antri and contains these coding sequences:
- a CDS encoding DAK2 domain-containing protein, coding for MSKRFIDGAEFTSMALAAAERLHANVQRVNALNVFPVPDGDTGTNMNLTLTSGVDELKKRTSPHLGRSAEVMAKGLLMGARGNSGVILSQLFRGFSKSVATLEKADAAQFAQALQQGVETAYAAVVRPVEGTILTVSKEAAKAAIQSARRGGDVVAVMRDTLEAAKLALARTPDLLPVLKQVGVVDSGGQGLVFVYEGFYAVLSGEVPAAASIVEPVAAGGPKTDYSVIPPESIEQARRAAEKHAPVQAHIETESIEHGYCTEFIVRLTPGGKIPGVVFEEPGFREKLEGMGDSLLVVADDDLVKIHIHAEHPGEVMTYAQQFGDLTRIKIENMREQHSHILSQDYETDVITDAEPAMAAVETPRKPFAMIAVAAGEGLSDIFASLGVDFVLSGGQTMNPSTEDILNAIDSVPSDRVFVLPNNSNIVMAANQAKDIAEKQVIVVPTKTIQQGIAAVLAFQEGADFERNGEAMSSAAKRVKSGQVTFAVRDTSIDGVDIKEGDHIGILDGKIVASNDDPYETCTELLRSMLSDGEEIVSVYVGESADDAVTNRLRGFFEEQYPDVEVELLPGGQPVYAYLFSAE